In the Arachis ipaensis cultivar K30076 chromosome B04, Araip1.1, whole genome shotgun sequence genome, TCAACAAGATACTTAAAGGAAAACTCAAAGAGGATGTTGCCAGGAGATACTTTCAGCAACTGATTAGTGCAGTCGACTATTGTCACAGCCGGGGGGTGTGCCATCGAGATTTGAAACCAGAAAATCTACTATTGGATGAAAATGAGAATTTGAAGGTTTCAGACTTTGGATTGAGTGCTCTTGCTGAATCGAAGCACCAAGATGGATTACTCCATACAACATGTGGTACGCCGGCCTATGTTGCGCCAGAAGTGATAAACAGAAGGGGTTATGATGGGGTGAAAGCTGATATATGGTCCTGCGGGGTAGTCTTGTTTGCTCTGTTGGCTGGTTATCTTCCATTTCAGGATAAAAATCTGATGGAGATGTATAGGAAAATCGGTAAGGCGGAATTCAAATTTCCTAAGTGGTTTGCACCTGATGTTCGCCGATTGTTGTCCAAAATCTTGGATCCAAACCCAAGGACAAGGATATCAATGGCCAAAATCATGGAAAGTTCTTGGTTTAAAAAGGGGTTAGACAAGTCTGTGATTACTGCAACTGAAAACAAAGAGCTAGCCCCTCTGGATGCCGAAGATGTTTTCGACACATGCGAGAACTGTCCAATTGCAAAGCCCAAGAAAGAGCAGGGAAAACCTTTCAATTTAAATGCCTTTGACATAATCTCTTTCTCCTCCGGCTTTGACTTATCCGGTTTGTTTGAGGATACTGAGCAAAAGAAAGAGGTCCGGTTCACATCTAACAAGTCCGCCTCGACCATATTCTCTAAGTTGGAAGACATTTGCAAGCGCTTTCGGTTAAAAGTGAAGAAGAAAGACGGAGGTTTGTTGAAGTTAGAAGGTTCCAAGGAAGGCAGAAAAGGGATCTTGGGCATTGCTGCTGAGATTTTCGAGATAACCCCACAGTTCCATCTGGTAGAGTTGAGAAAGGTCAATGGTGACACAGTGGAGTACAAGAAGCTTCTGAAACATGACATTCGGCCGGCACTCAAGGACATTGTTTGGTCATGGCAGGGAGAACAACCACCACAGCATGAAGTGGTGCCGGAAGAGCAACAACAGCAGTCTCATGTTGTGCCTAGTTATTAGGTGCTTGATGTGTACTATGCAAACTACTTGGATGTTGTTTTTACTACCTAGGGTGTTATTATGTTATAAGCTTAACTATGTTATGATCTTGGTCAAGTCCCCTTGTTAATTTGACATATAGTCAGAAATAAGGTGGCTAGTTCAATCTCTTGTACAGATTGTATAACTGAATTGCAAATTTGACCATTTGGATCTTAAATTCTATTCTCATTATCAGATTTTAGTATTTTGTTTTCACTGAATATTGTGTTCTTTCAAATGGCATTTTCTGCATTTTGAAGCTGCAATGATCTCATGGCTTTACTGAAAGCACCATCCTCACAACCTCCATGGTGAAGGGAGGGGAATGAATCCTTTCACGTTAGAATTTTATATGATCTTATCATATAACTACACCCAGGGATGCAATTATCAAGTTATTTGGATGTtagaaaaaacaaaaactattttcctttttttaacTTGAAGTGGAAGTTTATGTAGCAAGAGTGAATACCAGGTCAACAAGCAATTGAGACCATTCATGATgggtttaattattattaatcatGTTGACATGTTGGGTTCAACTTTAATCTATCTACATTATTTTCTTCGAATGAAGCAACAGTCATCAAATGATAAGAAGACAACTGAATAAATCAGTGTCAAGATTATAGTGACAAATTACATTATTATGGAAAATATAAACTTGTATTTAAGCAATTTATAAAACTACTGTTCAACAATCTTTTACAAAAAGATTCTCTCATAAACAGCTTGAAAACCAGTACCCCACAAAGCATGAGTTCAACAACAATGCACAAGAATTCATAACAGTGACGTCTTTTCCTGGTTCAGCCCACAAATTGTTAGAAACAATGGGTGTAATGTCGATTAGTCATTGTCAAGCTGGACCAAGGTGGTAATCAACTACCGCATTTAGTTTTGGTTAGAACTTAGAACATGCTCAACGTTCAAGGCCAAGGCTTTTCAAGTAAcaaacttcttttatttattgaatttaaggataaattataaaagatttactCGAATTATTTTGCCtctgataaaaatatttttgaattttgttatcgataaatttttttttaaattatttaaaaacgcGATAAAAATgtcaaaaaattatatttttatataagtgaCAAATGATTTTTGTATTTAACAAATCGCATACGTATTTGATCTACAATTTGATAGGAATAGTTAgataactatttaaaaaaaatttgacttttagattttttttattttttaaaagaaatattggttgttgaaaaataaattacaaaaaaatatatatacttagcgaaaggaaaatatttttgccAGCCCTAAAATACTTCAAATGTATTTTCGGTGGTTTACCTTGAATTTAATTAACCCGCTATCAATAATGATAGAAAATGGAAATAGAAAATGTTTTCACTAATTATAcactataattattaaatttttttcattttccatTTTGACTTTTCCTtttaagaaatataaaatattagaaataaaaacaGAATATTGTTCAcgaaacaaaatatatatatttttttcggtATACCACGAAACGCCGAATATGTTATTTCagtggggttttttttttttcatttgcttTTCAACTTTATTTTAATAGTGGGCCTGAAAATAAATGGGCCTTCCAAAAATCTCATTGTGGGCCCATCCGTGAATTTAACATCCAAACATATAATGAACATAAAAAAATTCAAGGAAAGAACCCTACCTATATAGTTTCTGAGCTTCAGTTCCTAATTCTCAGTTGCCAATTTCACATCCCTGCTATTTTCCATGGTGCGAATCTCTTCAttcatctctttcttctctcaTATGTAATTGCCTAACTGTGTTCTATTCTCGATTGCAGGCTCCAAAGAAAGATAAGGCTCCTCCACCATCTTCCAAGCCCGCCAAATCTGGCGGTGGCAAGCAGAAGAAGAAGGTcccttttcctttttcaattttcagTTTTGagtttttttctatattttatatGATTGTTATTATGATTTGGTGTTGGTGCTAATATGATTTTGTATCAACTATGATGTGATAATTAGGGTTTTGACTTGGGCATATTTAGTTATATTGTATATCTgaatttgatgatatattttgtttTGATTACGTAATTAATAATTTCTAAGCTTGAGAATTTGATGTGGAATTAACAGAAGTGGAGCAAGGGAAAGCAGAAGGAGAAGGTGAACAACCAGGTGCTGTTTGATCAGGCTTCATATGACAAGCTCCTCTCTGAAGCACCCAAATTCAAGCTCATCACTCCTTCCATTCTCTCTGATCGTCTGAGGGtacttctctctttcttttctcttactTGTTTGAATAGATTGAAAAGTGATAGCGTAGGTGTGGATGTGTTGTTGTTTTGATGTGTGTTCTGTAGTAGGATCATGGTTGTAGGTTAGGTTGTGATTTGGATTGTGGCCACTTCTTTATACAATATGTTCTTGAATGTGTGTTTTATTCTGTTGATCTATTCACATTCTAAGTTCGTAAGACTAGCACTAATTCAAAGTTTCAAACTCAGCAATCATGCTTGTGTTGGTGTTAGCTTGCATTTTTTGGTGCTAATCCTAAGAAGCTTGTTATATGCAAGACTGATTGGCACTATAAATggttagtgttttttttttttaatggtaaGTTGTAGTATGTTGAAGAGGAGCTTTGGAGCAACGGTTGAGTTGTCTTCGTGTGATCTCAAGGTCACGGGTTCAGCTGTGGAATTACATGACACCCTTTTGCACCGAGctgcttcgttttttttt is a window encoding:
- the LOC107639601 gene encoding 40S ribosomal protein S25-3 (The sequence of the model RefSeq protein was modified relative to this genomic sequence to represent the inferred CDS: added 3 bases not found in genome assembly) — protein: MAPKKDKAPPPSSKPAKSGGGKQKKKKWSKGKQKEKVNNQVLFDQASYDKLLSEAPKFKLITPSILSDRLRINGSLARKAIRELMARGSIRLVSAHASQQIYTRATNT
- the LOC107639602 gene encoding CBL-interacting protein kinase 2 encodes the protein MEQKGSVLMQRYELGKLLGQGTFAKVYHARNLATGMSVAIKVIDKEKILKVGMIEQIKREISVMRLIQHPHVVELYEVMASKTKIYFVMEYAKGGELFNKILKGKLKEDVARRYFQQLISAVDYCHSRGVCHRDLKPENLLLDENENLKVSDFGLSALAESKHQDGLLHTTCGTPAYVAPEVINRRGYDGVKADIWSCGVVLFALLAGYLPFQDKNLMEMYRKIGKAEFKFPKWFAPDVRRLLSKILDPNPRTRISMAKIMESSWFKKGLDKSVITATENKELAPLDAEDVFDTCENCPIAKPKKEQGKPFNLNAFDIISFSSGFDLSGLFEDTEQKKEVRFTSNKSASTIFSKLEDICKRFRLKVKKKDGGLLKLEGSKEGRKGILGIAAEIFEITPQFHLVELRKVNGDTVEYKKLLKHDIRPALKDIVWSWQGEQPPQHEVVPEEQQQQSHVVPSY